DNA from Elaeis guineensis isolate ETL-2024a chromosome 2, EG11, whole genome shotgun sequence:
CCCACTAatccaaataattaaatcaagaaaCATAAATAAGCATGAACCACCGTACTTCTGGACAATTGGAAAACCATATTGGAGAGATAAAGGCAGCACACCAACAGCACTGCAAACTGCATTCATATggtcattatcaataaaaagatGTCGAATAGACCAGAAGTTTCGATAGGCTGACCATAAACATAAGGATAATTACCACTATAGCGACCACCAACCCAGTCCCAAAATGCAAAAGCATTGGCAGGGTCAATCCCAAACTCCTTCACAAGCTGTCAGTTAAAATGTTTTAACCAAAACGTCAGTGAACACAGTAAGAAAAGATACTGAAGCTTTAATATAGGTTCCCATCTGCACTTTGTGCGCTTATTTTTCAAACATAAATAAATAGTAATGTTCTGAATGCACATAATCATATTTGAGGAATGGAGATCTATCGGTTGATAGAGCTAGTCACCAATATGAAAGTGCACTGGAAAGAAGGTAGACAAGTTGAAAATGAAAAAATCTGACAGTAGTTTAAGGCACTGATATCAGAAATAAATTAACAAATAAACAGTTATGTGGTCTAATCACTTGCACGTGCACACACATGTAAAGACAAAAATATGGACAGAGTCCATGGTGAAGTATTAAATATTTCAAAGCAATCAACAAATTCCTTTGGATTCTCACAAACAACATTAGTGTTTACAAGAGCATATGTTTAATGCTTGAAACAGAGTCTTTGTCCCAACTTACCTTTACCAGGAGATGGAATCTAACTCCATTACCCTATATATGGCGTAAATATGTTATTGAAGTACTCAGCAATTTCTTGTAGTAGGTCCATATGGAAACAACTGAAATCCAAACCAGCACAACTTCAAATATATGGGACCCAATCTAGAAATTTATACTTACTATTATTTGTTTATCATCTAGACCTAACATAATTAACTAACCTTACCCTTGCAATTGAGGAAGAGCTTCAAAACGTTGCTTACCTACCAACTTGCGTAGGTTACGTTAGAcagtttaaataaatataaatccaaacacaACTTCTATCCATGTCATCCTAGTTATTCTCTTTCCCTATTGATTCCTTGATGCAAATGCAAGACCCTCTTCTTACCTTGGCCTTTCCTAATCCCCATGCTATTTCAATCAGCTAATTATGCCATCTTTAAAGGTGTAgttcactgatctttttgttgCTTATCATAGCTAAACAAGTTTTTAAGATACCAACTACCTAAAAATCATGTGCTAAGCACATGCTCACTCAGAAGCTAATATTGACCCTCATGTTCTTAAAATCCCAACTTCCAACATCATGTGGGACATGATGTCATCTACAAGGCACTGCATATGCATTGACCTTTGATCCTTTTTCCTTTTGGAAGTTGTTTTTCATCTTTGTTAATTAAGTTTTATTATATCAATTGTCCCCAACTGATAATGATTAGGTTGATCAATTCACATTCTTGTGTTGCAAAGGTCATGAGATTTCCTTTGGATTTGATGTGACATGACTCATATCTTGAATAAAAGCacaaaatctaaaatcaatttttaCCAAGAGGTATGTACAAGTAATTTAAGGGAGGGGCGGGGGTATGGTTTTAACTGTCATATAGGCATTACTAGTGGTCTATAGGCCAACTGTGGTAATCCTAAGCTCAACTCATAATGACCCATGTACACCCCTATTAGCATGCCATTGGATAGTATTCAGTAACACCATCTATATTTGGTTGGCTTGAACCAACCAGATATTTTTAAACTCAATTTTatttgtatcaaaaaaatattattgctcaGTCAAGTTCAAGATGACCTTCTTAAGCCACAAATCAAAATTTTGACAACACTGTcacaataatattttataaacagaaagagagagagagagagagagagagagagagagagagagagagagagagaactttcAAGAATATTAAAACCTCCAACTGTTGAAATCAAACATGAAGGAAGATAATAACATGACATGACATAAATAGTTGCTCACTAACTGAAAATTTTCCATGGTGAAGCTAAAACATGTTTGCAATTGGACACTGAGATTGAAATGAGTACCGGAATATTTGTGCTGACAGCAACCATATGCTTTGCAACTGCCTGAGGCCTGAAACCAGTCAGAGAAAGGTAAGTATACATGTAAATAAAACTAAAAGCGAAAGAACAATCTCCATAAATGATTTCATTGTTGAGCTGTGCTCACCCAAGAGCAGCTTGAATCCACTCCTTCAATGTTCGAGCATTCAGCATAGTTTCAGCTGTCGTAAAAGTCTTTGAAACCACCACAACTGCATTAGTCAGCAGAAGAAATGGAAGTAAAGGCAATTAGGTAAGATATAAGTAGCATAGAAAGAGTATAAAAAGTAACTCAAAAAAGTAGCAGTTACCTAAGGTTGTTTCAGGATTCAACCCAGTGATGTTACGAGCAACATCAATTGGATCTACATTTGCAAGactggcaaaaaaaaaaagaaagaaagaaagaaagaaagaaagaaaaagattattagatgtaggAACATGACAAATATTTAGCTAATGCTCTTTATCAATCCTGTGAAGACTTTGAACCCTACAGTATAAAGGATGCTGAAAACTTTTCACCCTAGCTAACCAAGAATATCGATAGCATAAGCAGCTAATAATATGACAAATGAAATTTAAGCTCATAAAGTGTCAAATCTCAAAGTTTATTGCACGTTTCCTATATCCCAATTTCTTTTCCAAGCACAAAATCAACATCTCCAATTTCATTGCATAAACCTATCTTATTTTGTCTATCAGGGGTCCACCTAATGATTCCTTAAACACAAGTAGTTTTTGCTGAGGCTACATCAGCAATCAATACAGAGGACTTTCAAAATCTCAACTTCCATTCTCTGTCTAGATTTTCTTCAGCCGCCTGTCCTCTCTTTCACTCCTATAAATTTCTGCTATTAAGACACCTTCTGGTCTTCATTGCAAATGACCATACCATCTTAGCTCTTAGTCACCAAAGAGGCGGCATATTAATTTCATGAGTCACAAGAAATGATTTCAAATGACCTGATCCATGCTAACCAGGTAGTGTCAATAATAAGTAACCAAGGTCCATGCCTTCAATCTGTCAACATGGTCATTAACCAAAATCTCATTTTATGCCACTCCCCATGAAAGTCACTGCCATGTTCAAATTCCACAAAAATCTCATCCTTAACCAACAATTTTTAATTGACAATAATGAATGCAAAATAAAAAAAGACTTCACTATTCCACTTTACATCAGCATAGTTGGGCAAAACCTGCATCAAGTCCTCATCCATCAAAATCTCTTCCTGaagaattgatcaaattaatttatGTTCAATCATAATTGCCTAAAGCTGCTTCAAGTATGAAGCACTGATCTAAGACAAGCCATCACATATGATCATGAAGTCATGGAGTCGTCCATACAGCAAGCACTGTTCTCCAAGAAAATCATCATTAGCTTTATCACCATTTACAACACCAAGTTTTCTAATAATCTTCATGATCAATCAGCTCAAAACATCTACAAGCCATGGAAACTGAAAAAAGGAAAGGTGATGACCTTGCTTTAAAAAATGGAAATGTTTTGATTTTATAAAGAAACCATCAAGCACACCCTTAATCAACATATATGAATAATGCAGTGCcccaaattttctctcaaaaGTTAGTCTCATCAAGTACTCTTAGAAAAAACTACCATTCCACCTATTACTGTTTTCTTCAAGGAATGCAGAACCATCCCAAATTGCTCGGTTTGGAGCGTACCGAGCTGTGCCAGCAGTGGACCGGGATGATTCCAGTGTTCAAAATGAGAAAATGGAAAAGAAGGGggaaagggagaaggaaagagaggaaaagagaggagggagggaTGGAGCGAGGGAGACTGAGGGTGGCAGACAGCCAGCAGAGGCCAATGGAAGGCCTCAAAGGGCTTGAGAGGGCAcaaaggagaagaggaggggcCCATCTGCGGCCACTATTTTGGGCTGGGAAAGAGCACAGAAGGGCGAAGGAGGGACTCCACCCTCTAGACCGTTGtttcatttttgttttgaaaattttaagtGAAGTTGGCAACCTCCTTGCCTATAAAAACCACATTAAACATCTTATACCAAATAAATGCAGCAAAAGAGTCTTTTTAATATGGACGACATGTACATAGGTTAAGCCTACAAGCTTTGACATCAAGGTTGAAAAATGGTAGCTTTTTGGTTACATGAATGGACCAAAGATGGGCATAAAACATGTTTACATAGGTAAGAATTAAAGTAGAATTCAATTAAGATTTCATTACTAGATGCTAGAAGGGCGCTGATGACAGCAAGCTAGGGGAATACAAACAAGACAGAAAGATAATGCTATATTTGAGTATTAGACATTTTCTGATGAAGATTATATTAAACAGAGAATGTAAGAAGCATTGGATCACCAAAAGTCAAGCCTGGTGGCTGGAGAAAAAACAAGATTCAAGCCTTAATCATAGCAGCAAGCATAAATTTTGctttaaatagatctacaaaatttGCAAATAATTAATAGGTCCACTTACAATCGCAGTTGTCGTCCTTTTGCACTTTCtgcagcctctggatctgaaagatttaaatatCACAAGAATTatataaagaagaaaatttattttgcacACACTCCAATAATAAACTGTGCACCAAATTTATGGGTTGGGCTGATATACCTGTCTGAAGGGCTGTATGCACAAATAGTGGGCCTAAAAAGCTGCCACCAATACCAATAGCCACAACATCTTTTAATACCTTTCCTGTTGCTCCAACCTGAGACATTCACCCATTAGCATTAGTACTTTGGACAACAGACATGGAGTTTACAATATCTAAGCCTACTTCTTACCCATGAACCACTTCGGACCCTTTctgaaaagtctttgattttgtCTAAAACAGTCCAAACATCTGGTACCACATTTTTCCCATCACTGCAAATAACTTTATCCCTTGGGGCTCGCAAAGCTATATGCAGCACAGATCTATTCTCTGTACTGTTTATCTGAGAAATGTAGAATACTAGTGTATGTATATGTTTCATTCTTTTATATTCAAACAAAATGTGCTCAAATTTAAAGCATAAAGCAAATGCTtcaggagaagagaaagaaacaaTCGTAGGATTCATAAAACAATATAAGCTTCTTGCCTACACAATTTCGACAACCAGATGTCAACACTTGCACCAAGTATGTCAATGAGTAAAATAGTCATGAACCCAACTAACCAATGCAAAACGCACCATCATGAATGTGAAAGCATTTAGAGTTAATGAGCAACCTAGGAGTTATGCCAAGAGTAATATGACAATAATCACATGAGCCATATAGAAGTATCCAGAAGGTCAGCCTGAGAATATAAGACCAAGAAGCATattttctttttaggataaaaaggggcaggaacatatcacatatgcttcaTAGCACCAATCTAAAGGTTTACAAGGATATATAACAAAATGCTGCAGAGTCATTTACTACAATCTGTTTTCAGAAACTTTACATACACGCTCTCCACTGTACATTCTGTCGATCTTTTGTTTAAGATGTGCTGCCTGCAAAACATAAGAGCATTTAGAAGATCATCTCAGAATTCATAGCAAATACAAGTAAAGCAAATCACACCTCAGCCAGTTTGAATAGCTTTTCCACAGTGTCTTGACGAACACGTTGCCGGGAATAGTCCAAAAGTATTCCATCAAACTCTCTATTAGGGGAGGTAGacagaaaaatcaagaaaagatgtggagaaataaaaagaaaaaagaacttcAAGTAGTCATCATATAGTTCATCTCTAGTGTTTTGCCATAAACAGATTCTTAAAATCTATATGGGTAAGTAATTCAGTAGGTAGCATACACCATCATTGACTTGCACCGCTCAACATCATTCATCAAATCACGTAAATGTGTCTTTTCTATCTCCTTAACATGACCCTGCATGCCATATAATAGTACATGATTTGTCACCTTTTGGAGGAAAAGAAAATCTGTATACAAGTTAGAATCATAAATTGCAAGATGTAAATTGACACCTTCAAGTCCTTCCAAGGCTCCGTGTCACAAACAAGAGTCGTTGAAGCCATTGAAAACTGCAATATCAATAAGAATTTATTATATATTCTCACCACAAAAGCAAGAACGCGGTAAAAAACCCAAAAGTTGGCCTGAGACCATGAATTTGTCCCAAAGTAGCACGGATATATCAATAAAGATCATCATTTGTTTTTTTAGGAGTATCATGTTAAGTTGAGAGCTACATTTTCTAtgctaaatattagtgatgagcACTATATGTCTCATACAAACTAAGGTTTTCTTTCAAAATCGCCaaaattgaagttggtgatgagCATTACAGAACCTCTGACATGTGATTTATTCACATCAAAGTGGCTGATGGCCTATTAATGTCCAGATGACTTGTCCCTTGGATGATAACTTGATAGTAAAACTGATTTCTcgtctccaaaaaaaatcatgGAACGGGGATCCAATTAATTTAGTTCAGATAGAAATCAGTAGGATTACTAAGGCCAGAAATCAGCAGACTTTATCAACCCAAAAAAATAGTCATCAAATATGTGGGCAACAACACGCcaactatcaaaaaaaaaaaagatgctttTTGGCAAACACCTTATGAATGAATCAAAAGAAAACAAGAACTTGATGAAAACTTGCTGAATAAAGAGAGATTCTTTCAAAAATAAATGcgttagaagtttaaattttctaTAAACATTTAAAAAACTAACCTGGTTGGTATTTTCCGTGAATCATAAGCTTTCAgaattaagagagagagagagagagagagagagagagagaccaatcAATCTTATAATTGAATCAAAGAAGAACCAACAGTCCATGATTTATTCACTTCAAAGAGGCTGAGAACCAAATAATGCCCCATATGACTTGTCCCTTGGATGATGACTTGATAGTAGAAACTGGTTTctagtacaaaaaaaaaatttgggaacTGGGATGCAATAATTTTAATTCAGATAGAAATCAGTAGCATTACTAGGCCAAAATCAGCAGAATTTATCAACCAAGAAAACGTCATCAAATATATAGGCAACAGTTCGCTAACTATAAAAACGAAAAATGATGCTTTCTCCCCAATCATCTCATGATTGTATCAAAATAAAACAGGAATTTGACGAAACCTTGTTGAATAAAGAcgtattatttcaaaaataaatgcattagaagtttaaatttttccAAGAACATGTGAAACAAATCCCTGTGGCTATTTTTCAATAAATCTAAAAGAACGCTCAATCTTATAGTCGAATAAAAAAAGAACCAATAATCCATCTACTCAATCGCAAAACCATTCCCCGCGAAAATCATCATCAGCAATCGGAGCCATTAGGAATCCAAAACCCCGATCCAAAATCTAGGCTTTCTTTCTTTGCCATCAACATCGTGAGATTGGACGACAAATTAACCACTTCACAAAATGGGAAAAAAACAATAAATAGCTTAGCGCATAGGATactacccaaaagaaaaaaaatcgagACGAGATCGAAGAAATTACCACTTCCTCCGGAAGCGGAAGGAAGATGAGATGAGAGTTCTCGTTCGCAGTCCAGAGATCAGctgttttcttcttttatgaccGCTTCCACGCCCATCGAATGGGAATATGGGATAGTACCTATTTTATAACCACGCCCGCAGAATTAAATATACCTCTGGCTCCTCGCTCTTGGTTTCGGAAACCAGCGAGCCCTTCGTCGCGTCCGTCGGGTCCAGACCTTCTTGTTGCCATGGGGTGAGATCTACCACGAGTTTTTGGCAATAGCAGCCTCGTGGAAGTGGTACGGGCAAAACTAGCCGTTGATCCCCGTAGTTCCCACAAAGCATCTCGAAGAGGGGAAATTATTGGACGCACCACATCCGCATGGACATCCCGACTAATAATTTCACCTGGGATAAAATTATGCTTCTTAGGAGCGGAGAAGGTGAACTAAATTATTGAACATTaaacgatgaaaatattaaaaataaaaataaaatattttaaaaataaaattaaatatctatgctattgaatgataaaaaaataatttaattatcttttagatggacaatttttttttattttatagataaatattacTCACAGAAAGTGACTTAATTATATTCTCGTATTTTTCAATATGAGCAAGTATCCTTCTAGATAGCATTTAttcattaaatagaaaaaaattttatccatctaaatgatggctaaattattttttaatcaaccaaaaaaataatttttttattcattcctACTATATCCTTGACCttataatgataataatataatatattataatataacatatcataacaataacaataatatatagtaatttttatataatatttttataatatattattataatatattatattatattatattataataatttatgataatattatagtatatataatattttaaaatagtatattataatataatatagaatattatatatactataatattatcataaattattataatataatataatatactatattattataatatattataataatataatactataataatatattatattataatatactataacatattataataatatatagcaatataataatataatatattattataaattaatgtattataatatattatgatataataatataaaaatatattatattatattattgtatataataatatttatataatactataataatataatatgttttatatataataatatatgctaatataatatattataggatattattatatataataatattatataatatatatagtattatattaatataagatattaatataatatattttatcatattattatagtatattataatatattgtaattatataataataatatattataatatattaatatattataatataatattataatattataatattataatattatgatatataataataataatataattttataataaatatatcatattatactattatatataataatatttatataataaagagtATTATAAGAAATATGAATAGACCTTAGCAACTTATCTAGAAAACGTAAtgcaaaagaatatggataacaaATTCTCAAaccattttttaatatataaaagaacatgaataaattatttttctatctaaatattatctgaaaaatatttattcaaaaaaatataaatttttaaataaattttttatcctcaaAAAAATGGATTCTTAGTGAAATTATTAGCTGGATTCATTCCATCCTACATTCTTCATAGTCCatctaataaattttttctcaGAGAGCATCGAGAAATTATGAGGTAGACCTCATCCACCACCTCAACTGTAGACCAAGCCAATAATGATCTACATAtatccatcaaataaaataatcaaaaaaatagatctatGGTCGTTGATCTCTTCCTCCCCAGTATAGTGTCAGTGCTAGTGGTCATTGTCCACATGACCTCATTTGAGGACGTTGAACTCATTCATGTAGTCATTGGCAGCATGATCAAAGATGTTGTTGTTGGTATGGCCGAAGAGAGGGAGCAAGATTAAAGTAGGAATGATTAGGATGGTGGGGGAGGATAGGGGAGGCCAAGGCCAAAAGggaagaaggaggaggagaagcaggaATCAAGGATAAGATTGGAAATAGGTTGAGTTGGGTTAGGCCATACTCTGATATGCtcctactaaaatatttttttggaatttagatCGGATTTaggctcaaatttttttaaaaaatatagatccGAGCCTGATCCAAATCCTATTAGACAGGTCCGAACATCGGAACACCAGAACATAGAACATGAAACACCAAAACACAGAATCCAATCTTCAACATGGGTTGTCTTTTTACCCTGAGAGCTGATTGTGGAGGATTTCTCAAGTAGACATTCTATTTGTTTCTACAAATAAAACACCACAGCTAAATCCTGAACATCAATTTCAGAACAATAACCACTGTAGCACAAGTAAATGAGACCATATTGTATTGGggatgtttggccaggacaccatctccaGGATTTTTTCGATACCACGCATCTCaacaagaagagagaagaaataaaacagaaacaatcaaatatgaggatcagccaaaaaaggattcacctccatgggacatgcaagcttcactatgagaaaagaaaaaaaaatacaagaggagatcataccctcaaccctcgtacacccaatctctctcttaagaagctctctctcacaaaagctctccctTTAGAAAAACTTTCCTGAACctctgaagcgaccgctgtctaCTGTCCAACAGTCTGCCTGAAGCCCCTGCTCCTGCTCCTGTTGGTGCCTCGCCTCTGTTGCTCTGAATCTTCTGCCGAACGAAATCGCACGCACACCCACATCTTTGTTCATGGAATAGGGCTTTTAAAGCCTTAAATTCGTGAAAAAATAGGAGTACACACTCCTCACAACGCTCAAAAACCTCCCTGAACCCTTGGATCATAATCGGCAACCCCCAAGGCCATCCAAACGCAACGTGGTCCATTAAAAAATCCTGTAGACTGCGAGAATCGAGGAGAAATGGCTTTCGATCCACGATGGATCACGAGAAATCAAGGAGAAATGCCCGCTCGATTCATGCG
Protein-coding regions in this window:
- the LOC105060694 gene encoding glucose-6-phosphate isomerase, cytosolic 1 isoform X1 — protein: MASTTLVCDTEPWKDLKGHVKEIEKTHLRDLMNDVERCKSMMVEFDGILLDYSRQRVRQDTVEKLFKLAEAAHLKQKIDRMYSGERINSTENRSVLHIALRAPRDKVICSDGKNVVPDVWTVLDKIKDFSERVRSGSWVGATGKVLKDVVAIGIGGSFLGPLFVHTALQTDPEAAESAKGRQLRFLANVDPIDVARNITGLNPETTLVVVVSKTFTTAETMLNARTLKEWIQAALGPQAVAKHMVAVSTNIPLVKEFGIDPANAFAFWDWVGGRYSVCSAVGVLPLSLQYGFPIVQKFLNGASSIDNHFHSTSFEKNIPVLLGLLSVWNVSFLGYPARAILPYSQALEKFAPHIQQVSMESNGKGVSIDGIPLPFEAGEIDFGEPGTNGQHSFYQLIHQGRVIPCDFIGIVKSQQPIYLKGEAVSNHDELMSNFFAQPDALAYGKTREQLLGEKIPNHLIPHKTFSGNRPSLSLLLPSLSAYNIGQLLAIYEHRIAVEGFIWGINSFDQWGVELGKSLATQVRKQLNLSRTKGEPVAGFNFSTSTLLTRYLEGDSGVQSNSTMLPKM
- the LOC105060694 gene encoding glucose-6-phosphate isomerase, cytosolic 1 isoform X2 gives rise to the protein MASTTLVCDTEPWKDLKGHVKEIEKTHLRDLMNDVERCKSMMVEFDGILLDYSRQRVRQDTVEKLFKLAEAAHLKQKIDRMYSGERINSTENRSVLHIALRAPRDKVICSDGKNVVPDVWTVLDKIKDFSERVRSGSWVGATGKVLKDVVAIGIGGSFLGPLFVHTALQTDPEAAESAKGRQLRFLANVDPIDVARNITGLNPETTLVVVVSKTFTTAETMLNARTLKEWIQAALGPQAVAKHMVAVSTNIPLVKEFGIDPANAFAFWDWVGGRYSVCSAVGVLPLSLQYGFPIVQKFLNGASSIDNHFHSTSFEKNIPVLLGLLSVWNVSFLGYPARAILPYSQALEKFAPHIQQVSMESNGKGVSIDGIPLPFEAGEIDFGEPGTNGQHSFYQLIHQGRVIPCDFIGIVKSQQPIYLKGEAVSNHDELMSNFFAQPDALAYGKTREQLLGEKIPNHLIPHKTFSGNRPSLSLLLPSLSAYNIGQVVHIISQLPSTFMVVHATLVMH